GACCACGTTCGTATGTGATATATACTGAGCTATAACGGACCACAAGACAAATCTCGAtgatatataatttaatgaaATGCTATGTGATTCTTTATTTGTCTGCTAAACAAAACGTATGATTTGTGAGACCAGTATATTGTTGTATATGTAgagaaaaaactctttaataaaaatatatttaaaaaaaaaaatatatataccttgTTCAGAAATCTGAAATATCTACAAATATTACCTTTCTGGACCATCTTATAAATGGAATAAAACAATTGAATTGTAGATAGATCATATCATAGAAAtaagacactttatttttgaagaaaacattttatttatttttttttcccaaagaaAGAAAGCAATATAAAAAACAGAGTATAAAACTTGCATGTAATACGATGATGTGGGACTATATGAATAAAAGAAGGGAaagaaagcatatatatatatttatatttatataatatgtagGTATAATTCAGTATTAGACACATTGAAAAGACAGGTGCATTTCATCTCATGTACATTTATATCACAGACCACACAGAAAGATAGAGGTTACTAAAATACTGCTGTTCACAAGTTAGCTACTAAGAGTAAAATAAACACGTTACTTTTACAAGACTATAGCTTTTCtacaatgaatatttattttatttatttgaaaggaAATAAAAAGTAGCAAACATGTCATCTACTGCTAACCTACTCACATGACTGCATCATGTATCAAAAGCAGTGTAAATGATACTACCACAGAACCCAGGGGGAGGGCGGTGAAGATTAGCTCACTTTAATAATCTCTTCCAATGATTTAGTAAACGGGAGATAGAAAGAGTAATGACACAGTTAAATATAGATTAATGGTACATTAATTTAATAATCAGGACAGTGTTAGTCTGATGCCACAGTAGCAATTTTTGATTTCACTAGAAAATAGTTATTAGTATGCAACAATAGATGGATCAAAGGTGCAGCGATCCATTGCGAAATagcaataaacacaatcaaaaccAACCTTGTTAGCACATGGATGGTCTATGGAGAAAAGATCAATGTCTTATTAAATCTGGATTTTACGCTTTAGCTTGCCTTCTTCAAAGAGGCACTTTAAACATTCTAAAGCTGCATGGAACAAAAATTATAGATTGTCTTTGAGGTTTAGCAATAAGTGAACAGCACTGTACATGATGGACTCCTAAAAATCTAATTTATCAACAAAATAAGAAACATATTTAATTCAGTGGTTTCAATCAGAATCAGGAGTTCTTATATCAAACTATTTCTACCAAAGAGATTTTGACTGACAAACAAAATAATCATATGCAGGTTAATTGCATTATGGATACTTATCAAGATGCATTCATTTTTGGTCAACTCCATACTCAGCTAGTTGGTGTGGCTGGCTAGCTTTTTGTAGCGAGTGCTAAATTTGCCCTCTCCAGATTACTCTAATTTTTAACTGCATTGCTTTATGGTGCGTACAGATTActctattccctgcaaatcaAAGGGACATGTGTTTTTCCTCTCTGCATTCTATTGTCAGCCTTTTCACTTGTTTTATCTCTTTGATGTTTCTTATAATGTAGACCGTGCATAAACATATAATTCAGGCTGTGCCCCATTATGGGCAAATTTACAAGGTGTGTCCCATTTGTAcctcttatatatatttatatataagcaAACAACATGATGACGTTAACCAAACTGCAAAGAATGCATTCAAAATGGTTTCAGTATGAATTGTTGAAAAGTATCTTATTAATAGCCTTGTACCTACTAGCTGTCTTCTTGGTGTATACATTACATACTAGGAGATCTATCGCACTATGAATATGATTTTCCACTGATAGAACAAAACCCAAAAGAAAAGCATTTGTATGTATTAAGTGCTAAgtacaaataaaacaatatatatatatatatatatatatatatatatatatatattgcatgttTATTTTTAAGATCATTGTATTCTGTTCTGCACAGCTAATATAAAGTGTATATGTTTGCTTATCGCTGACATTTTCCCCTCCCCCATTGTATCACTCCTATACGTTTCTATCCAAAAATGTTTTTACCTGCATATAACAGGTTTACATACTTACTTACCATTCTATATAAAGAATGAATTACCCCATGCTAAGTACATGCAACAAAGTCCCAATGTCAAGTGGAATTGCTGATACCACGTGATAATTAGACATGCAATTCTATGTGCAGAAGTGTAAAGAATTTGATTAATTTCTCTGAGAGTggaactttccaaatgattttccATGGTCGATTTTCAGAATTGAAATAATGAGGGGTTTACTTACTTAAAATAAagttcctatttaaaaaaaaaaacaataaaaaacaaacaaaccaacaatCAAAAGTACAGTATTGACTTACGTACAGCACAACACAATTTATATTTCTGTTTGTCAGTAGCTTTATGTACACTATAAAGGGAGAAATGTGTTCAGATGTGATAATTAGAGATATTTCTCTTTCTCTAATTGCTTATTGTTTAATTAAGCATGTATGCTAAAGAATGCAAAGTCAATCTTGATGTTTTAATAGGACTTCATATGGCAACATGTTTCTTCCCATTCTTGTGTGCCCATAGTACATATCTCCCAAAATGTTGATTTATTTAAGCTGTATATACTCAAATATATCCATTACCCAAGATCAATACCTCTCCGGGCATGCAGATTGAATGCTGCTTATTCCATTCTTTTGTTTATATACAATTTGCTTGcaagcctttaaaaaaaataaaaaaaacacgttttttttttacttttctgttttTCGTTTTCTTAGCTAAGCCACTGTTACTCAGCCATATTTGAAAAATCTAAAAGTTTTTCTTTGAGTACTGCCAGTAATACGTtcttaaaataacaaaatgacaAAAATTTGGAAAATGGATTACAGGCTAGGAGTATTTTGCAAATACCTGAAtgcatataaattataaatatctaTTTAGCTGCAATTATTTACACTGGAAGAAGTTCCACAGGTGTGCATTTGGGAACAAATCAAATTTTTTACAGTTTGTAAAAAGAGTGCATATTGTTAGCTATGAAATTACTCTGCACTTGTACAAAACATTAGCGCATATACACAGGGCACTTGTTTAAGAGGTTTAAAGGAATGCTTTCATCATGAGTCCtaatagcagaaaaaaaaatctgtgaaattaAGGAAAATTCTGCTTGTAGTCCTGATGATGATACATTctcttaaataattttgttttaatctttttttatttttttatattacatttcaaTCCATAGATGACATTCAACTTCCCCTCTTGGGTTTAATTTGTGAAGTTATTCAAATATTTCTGCCCTGTCGATCTAAAGCTATACATTTTGCTGattatttcttctccttttttCCAGATTTCTTCTTGTTACCAGATGCTTTTCCTTCACGTTTCCCAGCACCATTGGTGGGTGTTAATGTGCTTCCTGGGATGTAGACATTTTGACGGTAGTCTGGAACATGCTGCAGGGTGAATTGTGGCCCATAACGAGCACTAAGACCCATAGTACCTGTTCCTCCTCCAAGTCCTGATGTTCCTTCTGCTGCCTCTGTGAAATACCACAACATAAACAAGATAACTATTAATAAAGACAACTAAAATCTACTTTTATTAATATACAACATCTGTTATATGGAAAGAGCAATTTTAGAATATTTAAAAGTGGAGCTATcaaaaatgaaacatttatttttacctttaacTATAACTTCATGTCACACAATACCCTCtttaatatatagtatatttaGAATGAGTAGCATGGAATTTTTAACTGTGCTTGTAGTCTAACAAGAGTTGTAGGCCATGTAGTGTACTAGAGTCATCAACATTTAAAGACAATGGGATTAGAACTCAAAATTTTAAATTGTGCACTACTAGACAGGACTACTGCAAATTTGGAGGATCCATGGcacacttttgtttttttctaaatactAGGGCTGGCTGAATTTTCACTCACCGATGGCTAGTGGCCAAGGGGAAATTTTGAACCCTGATGAGATAAATGTTACtggatttttaataaaaatttttttaggtAGAATGTTGTTTAAGGGGTAAGGAATATGTCATTAATGTTGgtaataaatatatagtaaacacacataataataatttttctacTTTCTGTCTATTTTTGAGCTGTTGacattttaataataatgattatgTGGTCAGGTAACTTGATTTGCATGATGTGCATGTCAACAAAGACCAGTACATATGCActtattcaaaataaaatatattgttcaGAGTacaattgagaaaaaaaacaaaaaaacaatcacaaATGATAGTATAGCTAGCTAGTGCAATACAAAGTACAGTATGTATTCTTAGGCACATTATTCACTTTTAATAAGTTAAATAACACTAGAGACGGTTTGGAATTTTTTCTGACTTAGTCACGTAATTATGTTTAAGTATTTTGAAGACATTTGTTATTCCTAGGCTGTCTAATATAAAAAATGTCTTGCAAAGATATTCTGAAATTTCTGTAAAGACAAAAAACAGTAACTGCCTCATCACTCCATCATCACCATTGCCAAGAAAGAACAAAATAGACAATTTATATCTGTTTTGTCATCAGAAACTGACCATTTGCTGATGCCAAGATCATTGCTTGAAGTCTCTCAGTTTCAAACTGGTTGTTTGGCCACACTCCAGCCTCCTCTGTGGGCTGAGCTCTAAAGAGATCATAATGACACAACATGACTTTcaaaatttataaaaacaaatataaatcatAACCCTGAACAGATATTATACAATGTTAAATTGTTACAGCACAGTTTATATGTTACATTCATTAAACAAGcacaaaggggggtgggggggggggggagtacaggaaaaacacacacacacactttaattcATTTCCTGCTATGAAAGTAATGTTGCAGTGCTTAATAGTTGCATTTTGTTGTTGGTAAGTGGATTTTTTACTGCTATAGAGTTCACCATTTAACTTACAGCTGGTGAAACACTCTTTCATGAATGAGCATTTTCCTGTGGCAATGTATGTGTGATGACAAAAATACACTAATATTGGAGTGAAATAACCACAAATAAAATCATGCTATTTACTATTAAATTATTGATACACAAAAACaaatcctgcgctcaaactcccactaatcttgcACAACAGCAATGACCATAGCACACATTAGCCCCAATAAATACAATAAGGGCAGGACTTAGATCCCAggaattatttttgtgtatttgtattcacttttgtatcacacagccatgctaCATTGCTGCCACTCACCCCACGTGTTCTCTATTAAGGGTTCATAAGTATGTaaaggtttagaaaaatacccctctctgtgtcATTAGAGCTTTATTTCTCTGAAGctaaaggaagcaaggtgaattgttagtgtaggacccacctaagaggtgtGCCTTGATGTTGCAAGTGGGCTTCTATTTAATGGCCTTTTTAAACCTAATTAGTTTAggggagaggggatatgataacattatacaaatatatttggggccaatacaaaccattgtgtggaaatctattcacaaaccggactttacataggacacaaggtcatgcgtttagactggaagaaagaagatttcgtctaaggcaaaagaaaggtttttttactgtaagaacaataaggatgtggaattctctgcctgaagaagtggtttgatcagagtccatacagatgttcaaacagctactagatgcatacttgcaaaaacagaattttcaaggatataatctttcaatgtagggtaataactgcttaatccaaggataaatctgactaccattctggggtcaagaatgattttttttcctagcttgttgcaaaattgtgcttcaaactgggttttcaggaaggctgaaattgatggacgcaagtctctttttagctatgtaactatgtaactatatttaaatatgcatagggatttgggctagtgtgctggtaactttttttttctttggtttttttttaaatcattgatCCCACTTAAAGAGAACTATGTGGCAGTTATGTTATATGCGATCTGGGAAGTTAGGGATTCCCTGGTCAACCTCATATCTATTACTCTACCATACAACAACACCAAAGCATGGTATGAAGAGGAAAGAACATTATTGTGGTTTCTATTTTGGTAAGGAAATCAAACTGCTAGAAAACCCTTTAAGCTGCCTGGGAAAGAGTGggtaaaaatagaaatacagGTCTAGATTCTCTTACCAAATAGTAACTCCTCCATTAAAGTCAATGGGACAATTGCAGTGGACCAATCAGATAACCAAAACAAAACTCGATGTATTATTAAATACTTGCTATACTTTCAGGGAAACACAAAATTACAGATTGACCTGTAGCAATGTATGTACTATTAATCCTCCTTTATAATATGCAGTAATGTAAAAATTGTCATATTTTACATGTTACTACAttatacccagtggtgtatcctggttttgtgctgccctaggcaggacaaaactcaggcgcccccctcccacccacgccaccctcacccaaccctccccccccacccgcgccacccccaccgaacccttcccccgtcccgcctatTTAGCCATTTGGTCAAACTAAAATCAGGATATATCTCCTATCCTGACCTCTaccctgctgtcctacaacgtATTATCAATTGccattcttccatctctgactggatgtcctcccgctttctgaaactcaatctctctaaaacagaACTCCTTGTcttccctcctcctaatactgatcctactCTTTCACTCAAATAAGTGGTACACACATtagcccatccttgcaagcatgctGTGTTAGCGTTATACTTGACTCCCAGTCAAGTTGAAAATAAATCATTGTCAACATCAATAATAATAACTGTGAAACTATGGCCCTGATTTAATAGTTTTtggataatatttttaaataaaaaaaaataatatatgcagCTTCACATCACGTGCGACCAACTCACGCTAGCAGGACTTCTTGCAGGTGGCTCCCTtcatatggaatagcctgcctaccgccatcagactctcccctagtcttcaatcatttaaaacatGCCTTAAAATCCATCTATTCAGGAAAggatatggcctcccagagtaacctctactttACACATACCTGCCCCTTGCTCTCTCCAAAAGGCAGAACTCTACTTTCTTCTCTGACTCTGCCtaactcccaccttgtttgattgccatCTCCTGCCCTATTgcattttataccccacctcctctagactataAGCTCATTTGAGTTGTTTCTgtaattttttgtaattgtctaatttattgttaaatctccccttttataatactgtaaagcgctatggaatatgttggcgctatataaatgccaataataataataataataataataataaccagcatgACTTTGATATCTAAATAGAAAAAACTGGATCAATCTATGGAAATAAGGTAACACTAAAGTGGATTAATACATGTAACCATTATGAAACACCTAGAAATGTTTTGTTATTTGTGTTAGACCTTTTTGAAAACCATGGAtgtattttgctttttaaaaaatattataacacCAAGCTGGGTTAATGTACTGAACCTTTATGAAATTATTTGCTTTATGATGACCAAAGCTTCAACTCACACTGTATAgtgatttattatacattatgcagtTTAGCTCTGTTGTCAACTTGTAAATACATTTTGAGCTTTTTTGAAGCAGAGACTCTACATTGTTAAGGAATTTTATTCCCGGGTTGGTTGTTTATTTCTTTATCTGGAAACTGGAATAATTagcttttttttaatagaaaagcCTTTAATTACAGTGAGTCGAAAATTATAATCTGCTTTGCATAGCAGCCACTAAACAATAACTAAGTACATACGAAATTTACATTTTGTTCTATAACCATTTTAATGAATATTGAAATACAAAACGTGTCCCCAAAATAGTTTACAATAATAGTGTCAGATCATTCGAGGTTCTGATGATACAAGAATATGTGTTGTCAAAATATCAGTTTAGACAATAGTACATTATTATCCTTCCCGCTGACTGTAAATATAGTGCACCAGTTTTTAACAGCAGTGCTCCATATCAGCTGTCAGTTCTAGTTATTGCAGTAGATGTATGTTAAACAACTATTCTTATGTACTCTTAAATATATTAGTTTTGCAACCTAAAATAAGATACACTCTTATTtagcattgtttttatttttatgaactcATATTCATGGTGCACATTCTCTACATATAAACAGtttcaggtttttgtttttttgtttaaaaaaatgtgttgtcaTTTTCTTTTACATAGCCCTGCTCCTGAAGTGATTCTGCAACATAGTCAATCACTGTCCTCTTATCATCTACTTCCTTTCCCCTTAACAAAGATTTGAAATACTAAATACATGATAAGAGGGAAGTCATGGGCTGTGGGTGGGATCAAACATGCAGCTCATCTCACCTTGGTCTTTCAGTGGCTTAGTTACACTGGGTATCTATCAATCAGACAAATGGTGTGTGAAAAGAAGAGGGGTGGCTAAAATAGCTGTGTTATACACcagaaaaaaaagctatttttgtTGTTTTCGAAAAAATTATACAGATCTGAATAAGGTGAATTATGGTGCATGAATATCAAATGCACTTAAAGCGATATTGTAGgcattcagaccacttcagcgtactgaagtggtctgggtgcaatgtccctgtctcacgtaatgtaaaatattgcagtttttgtgtaccaagagagcctcttgtggctgtctatcaTATCGGACTCTGAGTCGCttaaacaacgctggacatcctcacgctctgcattaggACATCTGGCGTATAGAAAATCAATGCAtcaatgcattgatttaatactttcctatgtggAGTGTCTAAAGCGCTTGCGGCACTCGCCACGCATTATGGCCCCCCATTGGATTACGTCAAAGCTGGAATCGTCTTAAGCAAAAATATGATCTAGGAATACTAAAAGGCACAATAGTTTAATGTAGTGCAGCTATTGTGTATAGGCTGCTGAAGCCCCAACAGGAAGCAAAATATAGCAATCCAAAGTATTCATCCACAAAGCACAGCAAAGTTATAGGGGTCCACTAGTGCAGCCCAATTTTTTTCAAAGAGAATCCAAAGTACAGACATTTTGGGACCAATGATAAATGCCTTCCTAAATGATAAAAGGCCGTGAGGGAGGAGgaaccagagggcactatagtgttaggaatacaggtttacaGATACAGGAATACAAATCATTAAGATCATTAACATAAACAACTGAATAAGTTACGTATTAACAGACTATTTTAAGTAAGAAAAAAATTCATTTGTTTCATGGTGAATGAAACATTCATTCtttctattttatttcttttttttatcttgaagTAATCCTGTTGGTTAATGTATTGTAGTTTACTTCCTAAACATTTAACATACACCTTGAAAAATGTAGATCATAATAACTGAGCTGGGGGAAAAATGATTCTGCTGTGATGTAGATGATTAGTCATTTATCTCAATTTCTTTGGCCTAGCCTTTCTCTGCAACTTATCGTTAGTGTAAAAACTCCTTGCTATTGTGTTGAAAATAAAAGTCTGATAAAATCTTTAGTTATAAGCATACATGAACTCCTGTACaaataagaaaaatgtattttgatcAATTAAGCTTGGTACttggtatataaaaaaacagttaGTAAAATCCCAGTGTTATATTAGCAATGTCAAATAGGCTGTTGATTTATATATAAGTTGAAAAAGCAAGGCAAGCACCATAATAACCAATCAATACAGCCAATACTAGTGCCATAAAAAATGAGTTTGAAGGTTTAAATTAAAGACTATATTGAGCACTGTAATTTCAACAGTCACATGTGGAGCATATTCCCATGGGGAAAAAGGACACATAACATAGCTATCTCTTCAGTAAATGCTTACAAAGATTACACAAAATGCACAACaagaatttgtaaaaaaatatctaCATCTACATCACATTACTTCTAGAGTCTGTATCTGCGATAAAGCAGATGTGCAAAGATTATATTTCCTGTCTTTCTTAAATAGACAAAAAAATGTTGTCTGGGAGGGGAGTTGGGCATTGGCTTTGCACAATTGAAAAGCAATGAATTCTACGCATTTCACACAAATTATTGGAGAATACTTTAAACTGCCCATCATTAAATACATCCAGCACAAACAAATTATGGTAGtgctaaaatattataaaatatgactGTACTCACCCACTAGGGCCTGGTCTTTGAGCCTGCGAGAAACGCCACTCTGTGTTAGGTTGCGCCTGCTGAAAAAAAACGGAAAGGGTGTTTTTAATTGGTGTTCTGCATAAGTATGAAGACATTTAATATTCTCTGATTGGTTTCATGTGTTCAAGCCTAGACTGTAATAGAAGAGGATACATTTTGGTTATATCTAAACTTAATAATAATTAAGTAAGCAAGGACATTACCTTGAATCATTCCCAGagaatttgaaaataaataattgtcaTCATCAATATGAAATGATGgccctgatttaatatttttgtggatacaattttaaaatattttttaaaatattaaaatgtataaaatatatacacacacacacacacaatatataaacaatatcaaaatattgctgtaattgaatattttttaaaatagcaagtaatattacattttattcaaaaatattaaaacgtTTTGAAAttgttatccaaaaatattaaataagggtCTATGTGTGAAAATTACACTGGAAGAATGGTATATTGCATTTATCTCTTGATCATTATTATCACAATGCAACTACATGGATATTGAACATTTCAACGTTGACTGTGCACATCATCTGTAAATAATTTAATAGTCATTAGAATGCATAATGCTAGATAAACCCATTTGAATGTGTTCTCAGTTGTTAACATTTGAGTGAAGACTCCTCCAAATGTTATGGCAATTATCATTTTAAAGAAATGTAATCATAGAATACTggtctttagaaaaaaaaaatatttatgtgttAATGACCACAAATCACATTCTGATCATTTGAATTAATGCTTTTCTCTTAAGTATAAAAAGCCCTGCAAATAACCTTGGTCACTTTACGCCAAACATATTCCAACAGCTGTACAATGTTTCACCGTGCaagataaaatagaataaaaaaagcaCATTCATTTAACATTAAACAAACTCTATATAGTGAAAGCCAAAAATATAGAAAGAACAGCCTCTCAGCTATTTTATGACATGAATAGACAGCATGCATTATATAACCTAAATCTACTTCGTTATTGAACACTTAACAGTAAGCCTTAAATTAAATATTTGCAATgcttatatatgtgtgtcaaactAAGATTAGCTTGACATCAGCATGGCATAATTTAACACAATGAAAATTTTGGAACACTGCACAtggaaagaaaagtgaaaacttaAAATGCTAATCTGTTGAGGGCACACAAATAATATTAAGATTTTATACCAATATAGGGAGAGTGTAAATTCCTAACCTGTGTGCACTGTTGTTCACTTTGCCTTAAAATGATATTTGGTTTTTAATAGTAACTTATTAAGTTACCAATAAAGTTGTTCAcatgttttaaatatacatttatagtgATGTGTAATATATAGAGTCAGTTATATATTGAATGGTGGTGAAGTTTGGTATTTTTAATCTTAACCTCGTAGAGGATTACTTATATCTTATTGTCCATTCATACATGTGTTTGGACATCCCTTGTGAAGGCTCTTTAAATGTACCATTTTAACTTTAATATATTGGGTGTTTTCTAAAACAATTCCGGACTTACTGGCACCCTAAGGTTAAGAGTCAAAGATCAAACTGGTATTTCCTCTTGccatttttggttttaattacaaacacacatataaaaagaATGGTATTAGCTTAGTCTCCATCCAAAATCGTTTAAGCTTCCTGAGGTTATTGCCACAGGCAATAAAACCAAGTACTTAAACCACTTTGATCTCTGACCCTAGGAAAGACCATGAAACTTATTTTGAGGTTTATGTGTTAGAAGATTAAATTTGGTACAGCTTGTGTCAAACCAAGTTAGGCTTTCAGAGAATAAATGATATGGTGAATCTCTTTCACACTTCCAAAGGATAAAGGAGCACATTATACACATCAATAACACTTATGCCATTGTACATTATTACATTCTCCCAATGAATTATCACCGTGTTAAAGATCTAAGTAGATCACAACTTATCATTCCAGCATTACTTATCCATAAAATGCGTTACTATGATACAGAATTGCATGAGACACAATATATGAATGACTATTGTACCCTTTTCTTCTAAGACATTTTCCCTTTGTCAAACACTTTTGCTGCAGCAAATCAAAAGTTCATTCACtggctaaacagtgatttgtaatgaatagaaaaccaaattgcaaaattcaagCTATGGTAGCTAAGTTGTATTATATAGACATACCATAGCTGAACTGGAGATTTCtttctaaatcagctattttcccctaaatatttcaattttatttttaattcacaagTCATTGTTCATTGAATAAACCCCACAGTGTAAAACAGcaataaacaaaatgtgttgTGGAAATGTATTTCCTTTCTTTGGTTTCCTGCAAAATCAGTGGTGCTCTGTGACAGCTTAAAATATTTGCAATGCAGAAATGACTTAACTGTCTACCACCATTTAGGCTTGCGTGAATAGGCTGGGGACACCCATCATATAAATGAAAGTATGCTACAACAGCTACCTCAAATACTCaggaattattattaaaaaaaaaaaaaacgtagaaACTGTTTTAGTTTAGAGTGCAGATTCACCTTTTTCTTAGAGGCCTTTTTCTCTGTAGCGGAAAACTAGCCATATGAGTATCATATACTTTTTTTATAACTTTGAAAGAAGTTCATTTTCAGGTACATTGTAGCTATATAATTGCCCTGACTAGTTACAATAAAccagagagtaaaaaaaaaataagtaatatgtTATACGaggtaaaaataatttattaatggaaaaaaaaaagaggaaaaaatgtCCTGAAGATACCCATACATATGGCTCTGCTTAAGCTGATGTAGCATAAATCAACCATCTTATGTTAGGATAATTAGGAAATGTGTTCTACATCTGCCAGGGACCAGATGTGTTGCAAGGAAATAGGCTGTggcacattattaaaaaaaacaattgtgttCTAGGTTCTTAAAAAActccaacaaaaaacaaacaaacgtatCCTAAGAATCAATTGTAAAAGAACAATATGAACAGTATTTATTGTAAATGTTAAtattttcatactttttttttgccattatatagTTTTTCTAATTTATTCTTTAGATCTAGCATTCATTCCATGTACTGTTCAATG
This Pelobates fuscus isolate aPelFus1 chromosome 3, aPelFus1.pri, whole genome shotgun sequence DNA region includes the following protein-coding sequences:
- the LOC134602740 gene encoding protocadherin gamma-C5-like isoform X44; protein product: MSDKNDFTFMRPLNFPQLKSMVSETEVLYPSLNKSREAQPNTEWRFSQAQRPGPSGAQPTEEAGVWPNNQFETERLQAMILASANEAAEGTSGLGGGTGTMGLSARYGPQFTLQHVPDYRQNVYIPGSTLTPTNGAGKREGKASGNKKKSGKKEKK
- the LOC134602740 gene encoding protocadherin gamma-A4-like isoform X47, with protein sequence MFRQAQPNTEWRFSQAQRPGPSGAQPTEEAGVWPNNQFETERLQAMILASANEAAEGTSGLGGGTGTMGLSARYGPQFTLQHVPDYRQNVYIPGSTLTPTNGAGKREGKASGNKKKSGKKEKK
- the LOC134602740 gene encoding protocadherin gamma-C5-like isoform X45, with amino-acid sequence MKPSQFPELKDIVNETKSEDLHCLNEASQQAQPNTEWRFSQAQRPGPSGAQPTEEAGVWPNNQFETERLQAMILASANEAAEGTSGLGGGTGTMGLSARYGPQFTLQHVPDYRQNVYIPGSTLTPTNGAGKREGKASGNKKKSGKKEKK
- the LOC134602740 gene encoding protocadherin gamma-A12-like isoform X46; this encodes MKPSQFPELKDIVNETKSEDLHCLNEASQAQPNTEWRFSQAQRPGPSGAQPTEEAGVWPNNQFETERLQAMILASANEAAEGTSGLGGGTGTMGLSARYGPQFTLQHVPDYRQNVYIPGSTLTPTNGAGKREGKASGNKKKSGKKEKK